From the Solanum pennellii chromosome 4, SPENNV200 genome, one window contains:
- the LOC107016298 gene encoding probable trehalose-phosphate phosphatase J, translating into MTNQNVIISDPRSGFDSSLLSFSPAVPGPLPQPGRFIAVPAKRSFKNIDSTDAARITALLDSMRASSPTRRSSETENLNSWIVHHPSALNMFDEIINSSKGKQIVVFLDYDGTLSPIVDDPDKAFMTSEMREAVRNTSKYFPTAIVSGRCRAKVFNFVKLSELYYAGSHGMDIKAPVKGRNYRKGNNQTVLCQPAREFLPMISEVYKSLVEKTKSIPGAKVENNKFCLSVHFRRVEEKRWTELAEQVKSVTKEYPTLRLTQGRKVLEIRPSIKWDKGNALEFLLESLGYANSNDVLPIYIGDDRTDEDAFKVLRDRGQGFGILVSKSPKETNANYSLQEPLEVMYFLNRLVEWKQSSLQQKYQKK; encoded by the exons ATGACTAATCAGAATGTGATAATTTCTGACCCGAGATCAGGATTCGACTCTTCACTCTTATCATTCTCCCCTGCCGTTCCCGGTCCACTACCGCAGCCGGGAAGATTCATCGCTGTTCCAGCGAAGAGATCATTCAAAAATATTGATTCTACTGATGCAGCTAGAATCACTGCTTTACTTGATTCCATGAGAGCTTCTTCTCCAACTCGAAGATCCTCAGAAACTGAAAATCTCAACTCCTGGATT GTTCATCATCCATCAGCTCTGAATATGTTCGATGAAATTATAAATTCTTCGAAAGGAAAACAAATTGTAGTGTTTTTGGATTACGATGGTACATTGTCTCCTATTGTTGATGATCCTGATAAAGCCTTCATGACTTCTGAG atgAGGGAAGCAGTAAGAAACACATCAAAGTATTTTCCAACAGCAATAGTGAGTGGAAGATGCAGAGCAAAAGTGTTTAATTTCGTGAAATTATCAGAATTATATTATGCTGGAAGTCATGGAATGGACATTAAGGCGCCTGTTAAAGGGCGTAATTATAGAAAA GGAAATAATCAAACTGTACTCTGCCAACCTGCAAGAGAATTTTTACCCATGATAAGTgag GTATATAAATCTTTAGTGGAGAAAACAAAATCTATACCAGGAGCTAAAGTGGAAAACAACAAATTTTGTTTATCCGTACATTTCCGTCGTGTTGAAGAAAAG AGATGGACTGAACTAGCTGAGCAAGTGAAATCAGTGACTAAGGAATACCCAACGCTTCGATTAACTCAAGGAAgaaag GTTTTGGAGATTCGTCCTAGTATTAAATGGGACAAGGGAAATGCACTCGAATTTTTGTTGGAATCATTAGGCTATGCAAACTCAAATGATGTTTTGCCTATTTATATTGGCGATGATCGAACTGATGAAGATGCTTTTAAG GTTTTGCGTGATAGAGGACAAGGCTTTGGAATATTAGTGTCCAAATCACCTAAAGAAACTAATGCTAATTATTCTTTGCAAGAACCATTAGAg GTTATGTACTTTTTGAATCGTTTGGTGGAGTGGAAACAATCGTCCTTACAACAAAAATATCAGaagaaataa